In one Streptomyces sp. NBC_01288 genomic region, the following are encoded:
- a CDS encoding isochorismatase family protein, producing MTRALIVIDVQESFRARPLWETISDPKIAEQANRLVQLARRAGDLVVWVLHSEPGSGDVFDPALGHVRLIDGLERAEGEPLLHKTSHNAFTTTNLQQLLTESGVREITVCGIRTEQCVETTTRVASDFGYQVTFVTDATATNPIPHRDAPADQTVAELLADPRTLPADEVIRRTEYALAGRFATIATVDELEAAAAHQA from the coding sequence ATGACCCGAGCACTGATCGTCATCGACGTCCAGGAATCCTTCCGCGCCCGACCGCTGTGGGAGACCATCTCCGACCCGAAGATCGCCGAACAGGCGAACCGTCTGGTCCAGCTCGCCCGCCGGGCCGGTGACCTCGTGGTGTGGGTGCTGCACTCCGAGCCCGGCAGCGGCGACGTCTTCGACCCGGCCCTCGGCCACGTCCGGCTCATCGACGGACTGGAGCGCGCGGAGGGCGAACCGCTCCTCCACAAGACCTCGCACAACGCCTTCACCACCACCAACCTCCAACAACTCCTCACCGAGAGCGGCGTCCGAGAGATCACGGTCTGCGGCATCCGCACCGAGCAGTGCGTCGAGACCACCACCCGCGTCGCGAGCGACTTCGGCTACCAGGTCACCTTCGTCACCGACGCGACCGCGACGAACCCCATCCCGCACCGCGACGCCCCCGCCGACCAGACCGTCGCCGAACTCCTCGCCGACCCCCGCACCCTCCCCGCCGACGAGGTCATCCGCCGGACCGAGTACGCCCTCGCCGGCCGCTTCGCCACCATCGCGACGGTCGACGAACTGGAAGCCGCCGCCGCACATCAGGCATGA
- a CDS encoding pyruvate carboxylase — protein sequence MFRKVLVANRGEIAIRAFRAGYELGARTVAVFPHEDRNSLHRLKADEAYEIGEPGHPVRAYLSVEEIVRAARRAGADAVYPGYGFLSENPELARACEEAGITFVGPSAHILEMTGNKATAIAAARAAGVPVLGSSAPSTDVDELVRAAEEIGFPVFVKAVAGGGGRGMRRVEDPATLRESIEAAAREAMSAFGDATVFLEKAVVDPRHIEVQILADGEGNVIHLFERDCSLQRRHQKVVELAPAPNLDPELRDRICADAVRFAREIGYRNAGTVEFLLDPAGNHVFIEMNPRIQVEHTVTEEVTDVDLVQAQLRIASGETLADLGLSQETVTLHGAALQCRITTEDPANGFRPDTGRISAYRSPGGSGIRLDGGTTHAGTEISAHFDSMLVKLTCRGRDFTTAVNRARRAVAEFRIRGVSTNIPFLQAVLDDPDFQAGRITTSFIEQRPQLLTARQSADRGTKLLTYLADVTVNKPHGERPDLIDPTTKLPPVPSTEPPAGSRQLLAELGPEGFARHLRESPTIGVTDTTFRDAHQSLLATRVRTKDLLAVAPVVAHTVPQLLSLECWGGATYDVALRFLAEDPWDRLAALREAVPNICLQMLLRGRNTVGYTPYPTQVTDAFVQEAAATGIDIFRIFDALNDVGQMRPAIDAVRATGTSIAEVALCYTSDLSDPNERLYTLDYYLHLAEQIVEAGAHVLAVKDMAGLLRAPAAATLVSALRREFGLPVHLHTHDTAGGQLATYLAAIQAGADAVDGAVASMAGTTSQPSLSAIVAATDYSDRPTGLDLQAIGDLEPYWESVRKIYAPFEAGLASPTGRVYHHEIPGGQLSNLRTQAIALGLGDRFEDIEAMYAAADRILGHLVKVTPSSKVVGDLALHLVGAGVSPADFEASPDRYDIPDSVIGFLRGELGTPPGGWPEPFRTKALQGRAAPKPVQELSPEDRTALDKDRRATLNRLLFPGPTREFETHRQTYGDTSVLDSKDFFYGIRPGKEYTVDLEPGVRLLIELEAVGEADERGLRTVMSALNGQIRPIQVRDTAAASDIPVTEKADRTNQGHVAAPFAGVVTLAVEEGDEVEAGVTVATIEAMKMEAAITAPKSGRVSRLAINRIQQVEGGDLLVELR from the coding sequence ATGTTCCGCAAGGTGCTGGTCGCCAACCGTGGAGAGATCGCGATCAGGGCGTTCCGCGCCGGCTATGAGCTGGGCGCGCGAACGGTCGCGGTCTTTCCGCACGAGGACCGCAATTCGCTGCACCGGCTCAAGGCCGACGAGGCCTACGAGATCGGTGAACCCGGGCATCCGGTCCGCGCCTATCTCTCCGTCGAGGAGATCGTCCGCGCGGCCCGGCGGGCGGGAGCGGACGCGGTCTATCCGGGCTACGGGTTCCTCTCCGAGAACCCCGAACTCGCCCGCGCCTGCGAGGAGGCGGGCATCACCTTCGTCGGTCCCAGCGCCCACATCCTGGAGATGACCGGCAACAAGGCCACGGCGATCGCCGCCGCCCGCGCGGCCGGCGTGCCGGTGCTCGGCTCCTCCGCGCCCTCCACCGACGTCGACGAACTGGTCCGCGCCGCCGAGGAGATCGGCTTCCCCGTTTTCGTGAAGGCGGTCGCCGGTGGTGGCGGACGCGGTATGCGCCGCGTCGAGGATCCGGCCACCCTGCGCGAGTCCATCGAGGCGGCGGCTCGCGAGGCCATGTCCGCGTTCGGCGACGCCACGGTGTTCCTGGAGAAGGCCGTCGTCGACCCCCGTCACATCGAGGTGCAGATCCTCGCCGACGGCGAGGGCAACGTCATCCACCTCTTCGAGCGCGACTGCTCGCTGCAACGCCGCCACCAGAAGGTCGTCGAGCTGGCCCCCGCGCCCAACCTCGACCCCGAGCTGCGCGACCGCATCTGCGCCGACGCCGTCCGCTTCGCCCGCGAGATCGGCTACCGCAACGCGGGCACCGTCGAGTTCCTCCTCGACCCGGCCGGCAACCACGTCTTCATCGAGATGAACCCGCGCATCCAGGTCGAGCACACGGTCACCGAGGAGGTCACCGACGTCGACCTCGTCCAGGCCCAGCTGCGGATCGCCTCCGGCGAGACCCTCGCCGACCTCGGCCTCTCCCAGGAGACGGTCACCCTGCACGGCGCCGCCCTCCAGTGCCGTATCACCACCGAGGACCCCGCCAACGGCTTCCGCCCGGACACCGGCCGCATCAGCGCCTACCGCTCGCCCGGCGGCTCCGGCATCCGCCTCGACGGCGGAACCACCCACGCGGGTACGGAGATCAGCGCGCACTTCGACTCTATGCTGGTCAAACTCACCTGCCGGGGACGGGACTTCACCACCGCCGTCAACCGGGCACGGCGCGCCGTCGCCGAGTTCCGCATCCGTGGTGTGTCCACCAACATCCCGTTCCTGCAAGCGGTGCTGGACGACCCGGACTTCCAGGCCGGGCGGATCACCACCTCGTTCATCGAGCAGCGCCCGCAGCTGCTGACGGCCCGTCAATCAGCGGACCGCGGCACGAAGTTGCTCACCTACCTCGCCGACGTCACGGTCAACAAGCCGCACGGCGAGCGCCCCGACCTGATCGACCCGACCACCAAGCTGCCGCCGGTCCCGAGCACCGAACCCCCGGCCGGTTCACGGCAGTTGCTCGCCGAACTCGGCCCCGAGGGCTTCGCCCGCCACCTGCGCGAATCACCCACGATCGGCGTCACCGACACCACCTTCCGCGACGCCCACCAGTCACTCCTCGCCACTCGCGTCCGCACCAAGGACCTCCTCGCGGTCGCCCCGGTCGTCGCCCACACCGTGCCCCAACTCCTCTCCCTGGAATGCTGGGGCGGCGCCACCTACGACGTAGCGCTGCGTTTCCTCGCCGAGGACCCCTGGGACCGGCTGGCCGCCCTGCGCGAGGCCGTCCCCAACATCTGCCTCCAGATGCTGCTGCGCGGCCGCAACACCGTCGGCTACACGCCCTACCCGACCCAGGTGACCGACGCCTTCGTCCAGGAGGCCGCCGCCACCGGCATCGACATCTTCCGCATCTTCGACGCGCTGAACGACGTCGGTCAGATGCGCCCGGCCATCGACGCCGTACGCGCCACCGGAACGTCGATCGCCGAGGTCGCCCTCTGCTACACCTCGGACCTGTCCGACCCCAACGAGCGCCTCTACACGCTCGATTACTACCTCCATCTCGCGGAACAGATCGTAGAAGCGGGCGCCCACGTCCTCGCGGTCAAGGACATGGCGGGCCTGCTCCGCGCACCCGCCGCCGCGACGCTCGTCTCGGCACTGCGCCGGGAGTTCGGGCTGCCGGTCCACCTGCACACCCACGACACGGCAGGCGGTCAGCTCGCCACGTACCTCGCCGCGATCCAGGCCGGCGCGGACGCCGTCGACGGTGCGGTGGCCTCCATGGCAGGCACCACCTCACAGCCGTCCCTCTCCGCGATCGTCGCCGCGACCGACTACTCCGACCGCCCCACCGGCCTCGACCTCCAGGCCATCGGCGACCTAGAGCCGTACTGGGAGAGCGTCCGCAAGATCTACGCCCCCTTCGAGGCGGGCCTCGCCTCACCCACCGGCCGCGTCTACCACCACGAGATCCCCGGCGGCCAACTCTCCAACCTGCGCACCCAGGCCATCGCGCTCGGCCTCGGCGACCGCTTCGAGGACATCGAGGCGATGTACGCCGCCGCCGACCGCATCCTCGGCCACCTGGTGAAGGTCACCCCGTCGTCGAAGGTCGTCGGCGACCTCGCCCTGCACCTGGTCGGCGCCGGAGTGAGCCCCGCCGACTTCGAGGCGTCCCCCGACCGGTACGACATCCCGGACTCCGTGATCGGCTTCCTGCGCGGCGAGTTGGGCACCCCGCCCGGCGGCTGGCCCGAGCCGTTCCGCACCAAGGCACTCCAGGGCCGCGCCGCCCCCAAGCCCGTCCAGGAACTCAGCCCCGAGGACCGCACGGCCCTCGACAAGGACCGCCGCGCCACCCTCAACCGCCTGCTCTTCCCCGGCCCGACCCGCGAGTTCGAGACCCACCGCCAGACCTACGGCGACACCAGCGTCCTCGACAGCAAGGACTTCTTCTACGGCATCCGGCCCGGCAAGGAGTACACGGTCGACCTGGAGCCCGGCGTCCGTCTCCTCATCGAGCTGGAGGCCGTGGGCGAGGCCGACGAACGCGGGCTGCGCACGGTGATGTCCGCGCTGAACGGGCAAATCCGGCCGATCCAGGTCCGCGACACCGCGGCCGCCTCCGACATCCCCGTCACGGAGAAGGCCGACCGCACCAACCAGGGTCATGTCGCGGCCCCGTTCGCCGGCGTGGTCACCCTCGCGGTCGAGGAGGGCGACGAGGTGGAGGCCGGTGTCACCGTTGCCACGATCGAGGCCATGAAGATGGAGGCGGCGATCACCGCGCCCAAGTCCGGCCGGGTCTCCCGCCTCGCGATCAACCGCATCCAGCAGGTGGAGGGCGGCGACCTGCTCGTCGAACTGAGGTAG
- a CDS encoding chitinase encodes MTRLRACLVAAAAVTTAAAGTTALVATNAQGATNAATALSNRWYAAAPYLMPTDNNPPDAGAIMDATGLKAFQLAFVLAPNGGGCSPTWGGTSPVSSDTAVQSVINTIRAKGGDVSVSIGGYGGTKLGQACSDPASTAAAYQQVITKYGLHAIDFDLEEPEYENTAAIHNEIGAAKILQQNNSGLYVSVTTAGTADGTGWFGKQMLLEAKSQGFTPNNFSIMPFDGGFNGAASQTSALTNFNSILQSTFGWDQATAYAHEGFSGMNGRSDTGEYFTQADFQTVLNYATSHNMDRFTFWSLNRDRQCSPVDNGGTTSGTCSSVAQNAWDFAKYSVQFAGVTPPTSTPTPTPTPTPTPGTCKTAWSSTAVYTQGNEVSYGNHNWVAKWWTQNEVPGASQWGPWQDEGSC; translated from the coding sequence GTGACACGTCTTCGTGCATGTCTGGTCGCGGCGGCCGCCGTGACGACCGCCGCCGCGGGCACGACCGCGCTGGTCGCGACCAACGCCCAGGGCGCCACCAACGCGGCCACCGCGCTGAGCAACCGCTGGTACGCCGCGGCCCCCTATCTGATGCCGACGGACAACAACCCGCCGGACGCCGGCGCCATCATGGATGCGACGGGCCTCAAGGCTTTCCAGCTCGCCTTCGTCCTCGCCCCGAACGGCGGCGGCTGCTCCCCCACCTGGGGCGGCACCTCACCGGTCTCCTCGGACACCGCCGTCCAGTCGGTGATCAACACGATCCGCGCCAAGGGCGGCGACGTCTCCGTCTCTATCGGCGGCTACGGCGGCACGAAGCTCGGCCAGGCCTGCTCCGACCCGGCCTCGACGGCGGCGGCGTACCAGCAGGTGATCACCAAGTACGGCCTGCACGCGATCGACTTCGACCTGGAGGAGCCGGAGTACGAGAACACCGCGGCCATCCACAACGAGATCGGCGCGGCCAAGATCCTCCAGCAGAACAACTCGGGCCTGTACGTCTCCGTCACCACGGCCGGTACGGCGGACGGGACGGGGTGGTTCGGCAAGCAGATGCTGTTGGAGGCGAAGTCGCAGGGCTTCACGCCGAACAACTTCTCCATCATGCCGTTCGACGGCGGCTTCAACGGCGCGGCCTCGCAGACCAGCGCGCTCACCAACTTCAACTCCATCCTCCAGTCCACGTTCGGCTGGGACCAGGCGACCGCGTACGCCCACGAGGGCTTCTCGGGCATGAACGGGCGCAGCGACACCGGCGAGTACTTCACCCAGGCGGACTTCCAGACCGTCCTGAACTACGCCACCAGCCACAACATGGACCGCTTCACCTTCTGGAGCCTCAACCGCGACCGCCAGTGCAGTCCGGTCGACAACGGCGGTACGACGTCCGGGACTTGCTCCAGCGTGGCGCAGAACGCGTGGGACTTCGCCAAGTACTCGGTGCAGTTCGCGGGCGTGACCCCGCCGACCTCGACACCCACGCCGACCCCGACCCCGACGCCCACCCCCGGCACGTGCAAGACGGCGTGGAGTTCCACGGCCGTCTACACGCAGGGCAACGAGGTGTCGTACGGCAACCACAACTGGGTGGCCAAGTGGTGGACCCAGAACGAGGTGCCCGGTGCCTCCCAGTGGGGCCCCTGGCAGGACGAGGGCTCCTGCTGA